A window of Kribbella sp. NBC_00382 genomic DNA:
GAGTCGGACCGGTCGTTGACCTGGTTCGCATGGCCCGCGGGCCGGACCACCAGCGCGCCGTACAAGCCCATCTGCTGTTGCTTGCCGACGTCGGTCCCGGTCACGTAGAGGTAGGTACCGGGGCTTCCCGCCGTGAAGGTGTAGGTGACCGATCCGTCGTTGGCCGCCGCCGGCTGGACCAGTGAGGTCAACGACCCGCCGGAGTCGAACTGTGGCTGCGCCGGGTTGCCGTTCGCCTTCACCGACTGCTGTCCGGGGAAGACGATGGAAGTGGCCTCAGGCAACTTGTTGTGCAGGATCACGGTGACCGGCCGGCCCGACTCCACGCAGAGCGTGATGCCCGGTGACTGGAAGCCACGCTTGCTGTTGCCGTAGCTCCACATCAGGATCGAGTTGCCGTCGGGCGTGGAGACGTAGCCGTCGCTCGCCGTCAGTGAGAAGGTCTGGTTCGGGTCGGTGTCGCAGAGCAGGCCCTCCGACATCGCCGCGGCCGAGGACTGGGTCCAGACCACGGCAGGGGTGATCACCAGGACCGCAGCCGCGGTCAGGGACAGTAGCCGCTGGATCGAGAGTCGTTTCATCGGATCATCGCCCCCATCACGCGTTCGCCGCGGTCTGCGCGGGATAGGTGCCGGGTGGGCCGACGATGATCTTGGTCATCATGCCGCCGTAGCCGGCCCCGCCGCCGTTCTCGAGGTAGGAGTACTTGCGGTCGTACAGCAGGTACTCGCCGGGTCCGGGTGCGATGAACAGCGCATCGCGGCTCTCGCCGGGCCCGATCTCGACCATGTTGGTGGTCAGGTAGTTCGTGGTGCCGTCACGCCCCCTCAGCAAGCTGGCGTCCTTCGCGATCACCGTGAGGTCGAGGTTGTCCACCGTCATCGCGTGGTTCTGGTAACCCAGGTTGGACAGCCGCAACAGGACCCGGTCGCCCGCGTTGCAACGGATCAGCGAGGAGATCGGCTGGTACTGCAACTTGCCGCCCGCGGTGCTGAGCGGGTCGCCGTTGGCTGCGATCGTGTCCGGATAGGCCCGGCCGTTCAGCAGCCAGAAGCTCGGGTCGTAGTCGGTCCAGTCGTTTACCTGGATGTGCGCGTCCCGGTAGTGCGCTGCCGACCAGAGCTCGGTCAGCATGAACGCGAACTCCCGGTCGTACGCCGTCGAGCCGTCGCCGTCGTTGTAGGCGTACCGCTCGCCCGGATGCAGCGGCGTGCGGTTCTGGGCCGGGCGCACGAACACCATCCCGGTCATCCCCATCTGGACGTGCTCCACGTCCTCGAAGTGGCAGTGGTACATGTACGTGCCGGCGTCGTGCGGCCGGTAGAAGTAGGTCAGATCGCGCCCGATCGGCACTGCCAGCGAGAGCTCTGGCACCCCGTCGAACAATGGGATCGCGTTGACGAAACCGTGCCAGTGCAGGGTGTGCCCGTCGAACAGGTCAGGCCGTTGGGCCAGCCCCAGGTTGGTGAGCGTCAGGTAGACGTCGTCGTCCTCGTCGAACGCCATCATCGGCGCACTCACCTGCGCCTTGCCGCGCTGGGCAGCGACCAGGTTGGAGCTCATCCCGGTCACGTCGCGGAACCCGAAGACGTAGGTGTTGAACGGGCTGGGCGCGAGTGGGTCGGGGAAGAACGGCGGGTCGGGCGGGGCATCGCCCGGCATCGCCACCCAGCCGTCGGTACCGGCCAGGTGGACCTGCTTCTGCGGATGGGCGACGGTGGCGCGGTTCGGCGCCGCCAGCACCTGGCTCGAGCTGAGCAGCCCGCCGCCGAGGACGGCACCGCCGACAACGCCCGCGCTGGTGAGGAATGAACGCCGCGACAGTCCGCGCGGCAAGGATGTGTCAGTCATTGGGATCTCCCGTTGCTGGTCGATGTGCTCTGTGGAATGTGCGGCCCGCCTTGGGGGGTCTAAAGGCGGGCCGCACAGCTTCAGGGCGTCATCTGGTCCGAGCCGGCGTCGTACCGGCGTTGTACGAAGGGGAAGACCCCAGTGACGGTCGGGCGGGGCTGGCCGTCGATGTCCGGGCTGTGGGCGCTGACGGTGTAGCTGAACCCCGAAGTCGGGGTGCCCCACCGGACCACCGTGTTCGCTCCTCCCAGCCCGCGGGCGGACGAGGCTGGTGTCGCTGTGGCCAGATGGAAGTCGCCCATCAGGTTCGGCGGCAGCAGTTGCGCCACGATGGCCGCCTCCCGGAAGGCCGGGTACGACCGGACCGAGAGCACGTTGACGCTGACCTCGTACGGGGACACGAAGCCCGGGTCGACCAGCGAGTTCGACGGGTCCGGAGCGGATCCGGTCTCGTCCTGCAGCACCGAATGGGTCGGCGTGAGCAGGGCCCCGGGAACATCAGCCGCACCCATGTCCCACGAGTTGACGCTGTTGTCCGTACCGTCCGGCAACTTGCCGCCGATGCCATAGACCCAGCCACCGCTGAAGTTGCCGGCCCGGTTGTCCCAGAACACGTCGTTCAGGAGCGTCGGCTTGCTGAAGGTGGTGTTCGCCAGCGTCTGCGAACCCGGGAAGAGCGAGGTGTTGCGCAGCCTTGCCTGCAACGGATCGCTGTTCGCCGCCGTGGACAGTCCGGCCGGGGCCGGATCGCCGTTGCTGGTCACCGCCGTGGCGGTGGTCAGGTTCTTCGTCACCGTGTTGTTGACGATGTTCACGAAGGCCGAGTCGTCCAGCGCCAGGCCGCCACCCTCATGGGCGGACACGTTGTCGGCGATGGTGTTGTCGGCGATCAGGATGGTCTGCGGGTCGGAGCGGGAGATGTGCGATCCGCTCGTCTGCAGCAACCGGATCCCGCCACCGTCGTCGTTGGCCAGGTTGGCCTGGATCGTGTTGCCCTCGATGGTCACCGGTCCGGTGCCCGGCGACAGGGCCGTCGGGGTGGCCGGTAGCTCGCCGGCGATCATCACGCCGCCGCCCTCGTCGTACGAGGCGTTGAACCAGATCCGGTTGTTCGTGATGGTTCCTCCGGCGGTACCGCCGCCGTTGGCCATGTAGCCGTAGGCAGTCAGCGCTCCGCCGTACTCCGCGGAGAAGTTGCCGCAGATCGCGTTGGCGTTGATCTGGTAGCCGTCGCTGCCGGTGAACAATCCGATCCCACCGGCCAGGTTGGTGCCGCCGTTGTCGCGGATCTGGTTGCGGGCGATGGTCGCGTTGAAGTTCTGGTTGTTGCCGACGTACGGCGTACCGATCCGGACGCCACCGCCGTACGAGCCGCCGTTGCCGTGGATGACGTTGTCGGTCACCCGCAGGCTACGGACGTTCGCGTGGGCATAGACGCCACCGCCCTGGGTGACCAGCGCACCGGCTGCCCCGTACGGAGTCTTGACCGCACCGGTGAGCACGTTCACGTTCCCCGGCTGGTCAGCCTGGGCACCGCCCGTGATGCTCATTCCGTCCAGCGTGACCGGCCAGCTGTTCGGCGTCAGGCCGGCCAGCGCCGGATCGTCGAGCACCGTGACGACGGCCGAGTCCGGTACCGCCGGGTTGCCCGTGTAGGTCAGGCTGCTCAGCAGGTTGATCCAGGCCGTGCCGTTCGGGTTGTCGAGGTTGAAGCCCGACCCGTCGAGGATCGTTCCCGGTACCCAGGCGTTGTCCGAGTCGAAGCCACCCGGGCCGACCCCCTGGATCCGGACCTGGTGATGGACGATGACGTTCTCGTTGTAGTCACCCCTTGGGTTGGTACTGGTCTGCGCGTTCGGCCAGATCACCACCAGCCAGTACGGCCGCGCAGGCGTGATCACCTGTCCGCGGGGGTTGCGGATGACCCGGTTCGGTCGCGCCGCCTCGAGTCCCGCCTGGACTGTCTTGTACGTCTTCGTCGGACCGACCTCGATCAGGACCGGGTTGTTCTGGTCCGTGCCCGGTGTCGACGCAGTGGCTGCCGCCAGCACCTGAAGGGTCAGGCCGTTGACGCTCTTGAGCCCGCTGTGACCGGTGATCGCCAACTCGGCCGCGCCCAGGGCGAACCCGTTCGGCACGGTGAAGGTGATGCTCTTGTCGGTCCAGCTGGTCACCGTCATCGTCGTTCCGTTGAGCGTCACCCGGTCAGGTGCTCCCGCGGCGCCGAAGCCGAGACCGTTGATGGTGATCGAACGGTTGGGGTCCCCTCGCCTGATGTAGGGCCGGCTGACCGCCAGCAGTTGCGGCACGGTGGCACCGAGATCGCACATCGTCGGATTCACCGTCGTGGTGTCAGGTGCGAGCACGGTCGCCGCCACCTGAGTAGGCGCCTCGTCGGTCACTGTGTAGAGCCCCGGCCAGGCCTGGAAGTTGGTCGCGATCGTCCGGAACCTCGAGTTGTAGTCCGGGTTGAGCGCGCCTGGCTGGCCTGGGTCGTTGCCGACGAACCGGTACATGTTCGGGCAGGGGCCCGCCGGCAGCGGGCAGTTGTACGTGCCCGTCGACGGTTCCAGTGCCTCGTACAGGCCGTTGAAGTCGGTGTGCACGGTGTCCATCAGGCGTCCGGACCAGTCGTACAGGCCGACCGGGACGAAGGGCAGGCCCTGCGCCTCGCCGTAGTTGACGCTGCGCTTGTCGAGGGTCAGCCCGAGGTCGTTCAGCGTCAGTCCCCAGAAGTGCGTCGGGATCGGGACCTCGGTGAACAGGCTGAAGTTCGGCGCGACCGCTTGGTTCGCCCGCAGACCCACGAGCTTGTCGTCGCAGGACGGCCTTTCGTAGCCCTCGAACGGGCTGCCGCCGCCGGCATTGAAGGCTTCGTTCGTCACGTTGACGGTGTGCAGCGGTCCGGCGCACGGCGAGATGATGCCCGCCTGCTGCGACGGCGGCTGGTCCGGTGGTACCGGGGTCGGATCCGGCGGACCGGCCGGGTCGTTCGCCGCGGCCGGGGTGGCCGGCGGGTAGTTCTCCTGTGGCAGGTAGGTGTCACCGTCGAAGACGTTCACGTCTTCCTCGGCGGTGGACTTGTACATCGGCTTGCCGTCGACTGGATCGCTCGGGATGTCGACCGAGACGATGTAGTCGCGGGCCGGCAGATCCTGTTCCGTGCCGGCCGGCAGCGGCGCGTAGAGCGCCAGCCCGTCCGGGTTGTGCACGGTGTCGGTCGGCGGGTAGAGGTTGATCTTCGAGGTGGCGAACCCGTAGTTCCCGTTCACCGTCTGGCTGCCGCCGGGAGCGTCGCTCGCGCCGACCGCCAGGCCCAGCATCGGCGCCTCGACGCACATCCTGTTCGCGGCCGCGCCGAACTCCGGAAGTGCCTGCTGGTCGGTCAGCGGCTGCCCGTTGTACATCCGCGCGGTGCAGCCCCGCGGTGGCGCCCACTTCTCCGAGGTATAGGAGTCCTGGACCTCCGGCCCCTTCACGAACGCCCCGTACTTCGGGTTGTCCTGCAGCACGCCGTCGCCGTCGGGCACCTGCTTGGGCTCGGTCTCGTACCCCTGCCGGCAGAGTTCCGTCGGCGTGGTCGCGGTGCAGGCCTTCGGCAGGTAGAGCTTCACGGGGATGTCCGGGATGCCCGGCTGGTACGGCTCGGTGGCGACCTTCGCCGGGTCGAGCTCATTGCGGGTGGTGTCGTAGGTGACCGTGCCGACGATGCCGCCGTTGGTGCCCGGATCGTACGGCTGGACGCCCCAGTCGATCTGGCCGCGCAGGCCGATGATCGGCAGGAAGTTGATGTCTACCAGGCTGCCCAGCTGCGTGGTCGCCTTGGTCTCGTTGGCGCCCTTGTAGGTGATACCGGTGGTCTTGTAGCGGGTGTTGAAGCCTTCCAGGATCAGCCACTTGCCGAGCGGGTAGGTCTCCTTGATGTCGTAGTTGCCGTTGACATCGGTGCTGGCCGTGTTCATCGCCTGGTCCATCAGCGAGTTGTCGCGCTCGCGGACGGTCAGGCCGAAGCCGGGCACGGCCCGCTCACCGGTGTCGCGCTTGCCGTTGCCGTTGGCATCGACGAAGACGCTGCCGGTGATGTGGCTGAACCAGCCGACCAGCATCTTGTTGCCGACGTCGGTGACGTCACCGTTGTGGACCTCGACGTTGAAGCTCCAGAGGATGTAGTCCTGGTCGTCGTCCCACAGAGTCAGCTGATAGGTGCCGTCGGGCACGTTCTTGATGTCGAAGCTGCCGTCGGCCGCGCCGCGACCGACGTACACGGCCGCGTCGCCCGCGTCGAGGTCGGACAGCGCCACCCACGGGTTCGGGAGCGGGCCGTCGGACTTGGCGCCGGCGAAGCCGGTCTCGGGCACGACCTGGCCGTTCTGGCCGCCGATGTAGGGCAGACCGGCGATGGCGACACCCTTGATCTCACCGGTCGGCGGTGTGCCCGCCGGTGGGGTGATGGCCCGGGTACGGACGAAGCCGAACTGGACGGACGGCACGAGTTCACGGCCACGCACCTGCTCGGTGTCGTACCCGGTCTCGCCTTCCTGCTGCCAGATGTCGTGGTCGTGACCGCCTTCCAGCGTGGTCGTCTGGACCCACTGATAGGTCTGGCCGGGAGCCGGCGCAGGCGGTGTAACCGTGGCCGCGTAGCGGTTGGGGCCCATGTTCGGGATGACGATCTGGCCGGTCGCGTCGCTGACGCACTTGCCGGTCGACCGGGCGGCGTCCACGATCGGCTTGTTGTTGCCGTCGAAGAGCATCGGGCCAGTGCCGTTGGCGTTCGCGTGCTGGTACACGGTGCACAAGGCGTTGCCGTAGTAGTCCGTGCTGACCAGGCCGAGAACATCGGTCAGGGTGGCGCTGAAGCCGGCCAGGCCCTGCTCGGCGTCGACCTCGTAGGTTCCATCGACAGGGACACTGTCGTTGAACACCTGGATCCGCAGGGTGGTCAGCGGCAGCGGGGTCGGATTCATCCGGACCACCGCGTGCGCGGTGGCGCCGGAAGCGACGGTGAAGTGCTGCCCGTCGATCTTGAAGCCGTCGGCGGTGACGGAGATCAGGTACTTCCCGGCCGGCAGGTTGCCGAGCGCGGTGCCATCGCTGAGATCAGCCTCGGTGCCCTGGGCAACGATCGGTGCGAACCCGGAAGTATTCCTGGTCGACGGCCACGGGCAGCTGTCGGCGTAGTCCGGATCGGCCGACCCGCCGGTCGCCGTAGCCGGCAGGCACTGGCCCGTCAGCTGGTTCGCCCGGGTGCCCGGATTGCCGGTGTCGTCGACGTTGATCAGCCACTTGTAGTGCGGCACGGGATCGCCCTCGTGGACGAATCCCGGTCCTGAGTTGACCGAGCGCGCGCTCTCCACGTGCAAGGTCAGGCTGCCGGGCCCGGCAGCCTGCGCGGGCACCGCACCTCCCGAAGCCTGCCCCACCGAGACGAGCGCGGCGATCATGCTCAACCCCACCAGCGCTCGCAACCATCTGGGCGCGGATGTCCGTTGTCCTGTCACAGCCCCTCCCCCACCTGTCGACACGCGTGAGTCCTCCCGACGTCACGTCTGTCGCTCGCCAGCGTGGCGGAGCGAGCAACACCCCGACCGCAGATGACGGCGGCGTCATTTGTTTGTCACCGGCCGCTCCTCACGACGAAAGGCCCCCGCCCGGCTGGGTTGCCGGGTGGGGGCCCTCGTTGGTGGTCGGCTCAGCTCAGCCGTCGTTCTCCGCTGCTGGGATGGCGGCGCCTGGTACGTCTTGCGGGGCGTAGAGCTGGTTCTCGCCGGGGTACGGCTTGGACCATTCGTGTGCCTGGTACCAGTCGAAGTGGTTCATCTGGGCCGGGTTGGCGAAGTCGGCCCGGGCATCCGGGCCGGTGAGACGCTGCTGCGACTTCCAGGTGTCCCACTTGGCGGCCAGCTCCTGCTTGTCGGCAGGGACGGTCGCCTTGGGGGCCGGGGCCGCTGCCGGGTTCTGCGCCGCGGGAACGTCCGCGCCACAGGAGGGCAGGTTGGCGGTGCTGAGGCCCGCGGTCAGGGAGGTGCGGTTGGGCAGGTAGGTGAACGGGGTGAAGTCGGGCTTCGTGGTGAAGGCCGTCGTCATCGGGCTCGCCGCGCTGTCCTTCTGGTTCATCGGGTGGATGCCGAGGATCTGCTCGATCGTCCGGATCATCGTGATCTGCGTGTAGTACCGGTTGTCGACGACGCCGCGCTGGGCGTACGGGCTGATGATCTGGATCGGCGCCCGGTGGCCGTCGACGTGGTCCATCCCGGCCTGGGAGTCGTCCTCGACCACGAAGATGGCCGAGTCCTTCCAGTACTTGCTGTGCGAGATGGTGTCGACCATCTTGCCGACCGCGAGGTCGTTGTCGGCGACCTGGGCAGCTCCGTTCGGCGGGCCACCGGTGTGGTCGCTGGACAGCCAGAACATGTTCAGGTTGGCCGGACCGTTCGTCTCGAAATCCTTCTTCCAGATCTCGTTGCGGTAAATGTCCGGCACCGCGGTGTCGAACTTCGGGAAGCCGGGCACCGACACGTCGTTGAGCGACGGGATCGGCGACGACGAGTTCAGCGGGTACGCCGTGGTCGCACCGGTCGACGCCATGTTCTTCGTGTCGCAGTACAGGTTCTGCCAGGTCGCACCGGCCGGCTTGGTGAGGAACTGCTGGAACTCACCGAAGTCGCGCACGGTCTTGCCGGCCGCCTGCGCACCGGTCCAGATGAACCCGGTCCGCTGGTGGCCGAGGGCATCGTCCTCGGTGTCGTAGCTGCGCAGGTACTCACCGGCCGACGACTCGGTGTACTCCGGGTTGTCGGCCTGCATCAGCCAGTTGTGACCCTCGGCGGAGTTCGTGCCGATATCGTAGGTGTTGTCGTACAGCCCGAACTGCTTGGCCAGCGCGTGCTGGTTCGGCGTCACGTTCTCGCCGTACTGCGCGAGCGCGGGGTCACCGTTGCCTTCCGGGATGTCGCCGTAGAGCTGGTCGTACGTGCGGTTCTCCTTGACGATCATGAAGACGTGCTTGATCGTCGACGGCTCACCGAGCCGGTTCGGGACCGGTACCGGCTTCTTGTTGCCCTGGCCGACCCGGACCGAGCCCTTCGTCCAGGCGTTCTGCTCGAAGACCGCGTCGGTGCCGTTGCGGATCTCGCGATCCCCGGGCAGCTTGAACCGCTGCAGGCTCGACGTCGTGTCGTGAGTACCGTGCCCGGCAGCCGTCGTCGGGCGGCGGGCGTCGATACCACGGGTGTTGGAGACCAGTACCTGGTCGCCAACGGTGGCGATCTCCGCGGGGAAGTAGTCCGTCGGGAGCAGCCCGATGTAGCTGACCGGCTCCTGCGCGGACGTGTACTTGTAGACGGCGACCGCGTTGGCGCGGCCCAGTGTCACCAGCAGATGACCGTCGTCGGTCAGCGTCACCGCGTCGGGCTCGTAGCCGACCGATGCCTCCGGCCACGGCTGCGTGGCGATCGTCTGGACGACCTTGTCCTTGGCCGTGTCGATGACCGACACGTCGTTGGTCGCGGTGTTGGTGACGAAGAGTGCGCCGTCCTTGGCGTACAGCGCGGTCGGGTGCAAACCCACTGCGATGCTCGCTGGTGGCGCGCCCGGCGCGTTGAGATTGATGACGCTGACCGTGCCGCTGGTGGTGGCAGCAGTCACCTGGGACGCCAGTACCTGGGTGCCGTACGAGTTGATCGTCGGTTCGCCGGGTCCTGCCGGGCGGCCGCCCTCGTTGCTGATGTAGAGCTTGTCGCCGACCTT
This region includes:
- a CDS encoding bifunctional YncE family protein/alkaline phosphatase family protein encodes the protein MTAGTTAVAVVAAGTGVAVAKTDMFGTDQVGQVTDKGQVVSSDQYIKPIGDRLVINNGKIMSSVVSPDGKHVAASITDGGMALAIVDLSTWKVQQLIGNNAAANLRIPGNDIGQEGPTYSPDGSQLWLGQTDGYRKFTVNADGSLANPTFVAIPADGAKHALVAEPVFSADGSTVYSAVNGQNRVVAIDAATGAIQQSWAVGNAPRDMVKVGDKLYISNEGGRPAGPGEPTINSYGTQVLASQVTAATTSGTVSVINLNAPGAPPASIAVGLHPTALYAKDGALFVTNTATNDVSVIDTAKDKVVQTIATQPWPEASVGYEPDAVTLTDDGHLLVTLGRANAVAVYKYTSAQEPVSYIGLLPTDYFPAEIATVGDQVLVSNTRGIDARRPTTAAGHGTHDTTSSLQRFKLPGDREIRNGTDAVFEQNAWTKGSVRVGQGNKKPVPVPNRLGEPSTIKHVFMIVKENRTYDQLYGDIPEGNGDPALAQYGENVTPNQHALAKQFGLYDNTYDIGTNSAEGHNWLMQADNPEYTESSAGEYLRSYDTEDDALGHQRTGFIWTGAQAAGKTVRDFGEFQQFLTKPAGATWQNLYCDTKNMASTGATTAYPLNSSSPIPSLNDVSVPGFPKFDTAVPDIYRNEIWKKDFETNGPANLNMFWLSSDHTGGPPNGAAQVADNDLAVGKMVDTISHSKYWKDSAIFVVEDDSQAGMDHVDGHRAPIQIISPYAQRGVVDNRYYTQITMIRTIEQILGIHPMNQKDSAASPMTTAFTTKPDFTPFTYLPNRTSLTAGLSTANLPSCGADVPAAQNPAAAPAPKATVPADKQELAAKWDTWKSQQRLTGPDARADFANPAQMNHFDWYQAHEWSKPYPGENQLYAPQDVPGAAIPAAENDG
- a CDS encoding multicopper oxidase domain-containing protein codes for the protein MTDTSLPRGLSRRSFLTSAGVVGGAVLGGGLLSSSQVLAAPNRATVAHPQKQVHLAGTDGWVAMPGDAPPDPPFFPDPLAPSPFNTYVFGFRDVTGMSSNLVAAQRGKAQVSAPMMAFDEDDDVYLTLTNLGLAQRPDLFDGHTLHWHGFVNAIPLFDGVPELSLAVPIGRDLTYFYRPHDAGTYMYHCHFEDVEHVQMGMTGMVFVRPAQNRTPLHPGERYAYNDGDGSTAYDREFAFMLTELWSAAHYRDAHIQVNDWTDYDPSFWLLNGRAYPDTIAANGDPLSTAGGKLQYQPISSLIRCNAGDRVLLRLSNLGYQNHAMTVDNLDLTVIAKDASLLRGRDGTTNYLTTNMVEIGPGESRDALFIAPGPGEYLLYDRKYSYLENGGGAGYGGMMTKIIVGPPGTYPAQTAANA